The proteins below are encoded in one region of Festucalex cinctus isolate MCC-2025b chromosome 2, RoL_Fcin_1.0, whole genome shotgun sequence:
- the LOC144013926 gene encoding uncharacterized protein LOC144013926 isoform X1, whose product MASMQDGLNFTAPPYGKVLLLGAIAAASAFVVTILIVVLCVGCQRKGKTHNVTSEGGKHRLMDMGILRQSKLRSISKSDTEMNKMNCNGKSRQLPQIPSGTGEDGEHTYSEVGRSSSATRTDDALYAMVGRAGQTDTPAPPAVPANTPAPPDLDGDVEGGLPEPEGQQVVSAPHQPEAAEYACVRKLRKADKAPQKRDSGTDTGDPPVPPPRHPPPSHPAPPPPHPHSTKLPRRNVDAFNVPSFPKEVMFMGNGEQYIWKPPEDEDVLMLHNKALAPLGAHTMENIQPSAAVVAEMYSKVCKPAKKKRAVPGSPPSNPGFRTLGRPDRDRERDGGFSVVVKPQTWAPQEGKAPAGSLDDHCYESFGTEECEPAYENLEGGGGWRRERAPNTCATLRPRRKKAQQPLQQQQPPPPPPTQHNPKLQHLPAKALLLPGESLYESIGDLKQGSATSSTTTIFTFNDGMEMYVTGL is encoded by the exons ATGGCCTCCATGCAGGACGGGCTGAACTTCACGGCTCCTCCCTACGGCAAGGTCCTGCTGCTGGGCGCCATCGCTGCCGCCTCAGCCTTCGTCGTCACCATCCTCATCGTGGTGCTCTGCGTGGGCTGCCAGAG GAAGGGCAAGACGCACAATGTCACCAGTGAAGGTGGGAAACACCGTCTCATGGACATG GGTATACTCAGGCAGTCGAAGCTGCGCTCCATCAGTAAATCAGACACCGAGATGAACAAGATGAACTGCAATGGCAAAA GCAGGCAGCTTCCCCAGATTCCCTCCGGGACTGGAGAGGACGGAGAGCACACTTACTCTGAAGTGGGCCGAAGCTCCTCCGCCACGCGAACTGACGACGCGCTCTATGCCATGGTAGGCAGGGCCGGGCAGACGGACACTCCGGCCCCTCCGGCCGTCCCCGCCAACACCCCGGCGCCGCCTGACCTGGACGGGGACGTGGAAGGGGGCCTGCCCGAACCCGAAGGCCAGCAGGTCGTGTCGGCGCCTCACCAGCCGGAGGCGGCGGAGTACGCCTGCGTCAGGAAGCTGAGGAAGGCGGACAAAGCGCCCCAGAAGAGGGACAGCGGGACGGACACGGGGGacccgccggtgccgccgccgcGACATCCCCCGCCTTCTCACCCCGCCCCTCCGCCGCCACATCCTCACAGCACAAAGTTGCCCCGCAGGAACGTGGACGCCTTTAACGTGCCCTCATTCCCCAAG GAAGTGATGTTCATGGGCAATGGCGAGCAGTACATCTGGAAGCCTCCAGAGGACGAAGACGTCCTCATGCTCCACAATAAGGCCCTGGCCCCACTGGGGGCGCACACCATGGAGAACATCCAACCTTCCGCTGCTGTG GTGGCCGAGATGTACTCCAAGGTGTGTAAGCCGGCCAAGAAGAAACGAGCCGTACCCGGATCCCCGCCGTCCAATCCCGGCTTCAGGACCTTGGGTCGCCCCGACCGGGACCGAGAGCGCGATGGCGGCTTCAGCGTAGTGGTCAAGCCCCAGACGTGGGCCCCCCAGGAGGGCAAAGCGCCGGCGGGCTCCCTGGACGACCACTGCTACGAGTCCTTCGGGACGGAGGAGTGCGAGCCGGCCTACGAGAACCTGGAAGGCGGAGGCGGCTGGAGACGGGAGCGAGCGCCCAACACGTGCGCCACCTTGCGGCCCAGGAGGAAGAAGGCCCAGCAGCctttgcagcagcagcagccgccgcctccgccgcccACGCAGCACAACCCCAAGTTGCAGCACCTGCCCGCCAAAGCCCTGCTTCTGCCAGGCGAGAGCCTCTACGAGAGCATCGGCGACCTCAAGCAGGGCTCCGCCACCTCCAGCACCACCACCATCTTCACCTTCAACGACGGCATGGAGATGTACGTCACGGGGCTCTGA
- the LOC144013927 gene encoding uncharacterized protein LOC144013927, which produces MRPKTGSSNFLKKIEERVFVDGGVTRRGLYTPARRPLWRNLSRRYMSTGPRWDDVAEAGARKPSNTWQADSALKSHCSCEKRQALTDILLFRSILFLHVHALV; this is translated from the exons atgagaccaaagacaggatcaTCAAACTTCCtgaagaag ATAGAAGAGCGAGTGTTTGTGGACGGAGGAGTGACCAGACGCGGCTTGTACACACCAGCACGACGGCCGCTTTGGCGGAACCTAAGCCGACGCTATATGAGCACAGGGCCAAGGTGGGATGATGTCGCTGAG gctGGCGCAAGAAAACCCAGTAACACATGGCAAGCGGATTCAGCATTGAAAAG tCATTGCAGCTGTGAAAAGCGCCAGGCTCTGACGGATATCCTCCTGTTCCGATCCATCCTCTTTCTCCATGTGCATGCGCTGGTCTAG
- the LOC144013926 gene encoding uncharacterized protein LOC144013926 isoform X2 — protein MASMQDGLNFTAPPYGKVLLLGAIAAASAFVVTILIVVLCVGCQRKGKTHNVTSEGGKHRLMDMGILRQSKLRSISKSDTEMNKMNCNGKSRAGQTDTPAPPAVPANTPAPPDLDGDVEGGLPEPEGQQVVSAPHQPEAAEYACVRKLRKADKAPQKRDSGTDTGDPPVPPPRHPPPSHPAPPPPHPHSTKLPRRNVDAFNVPSFPKEVMFMGNGEQYIWKPPEDEDVLMLHNKALAPLGAHTMENIQPSAAVVAEMYSKVCKPAKKKRAVPGSPPSNPGFRTLGRPDRDRERDGGFSVVVKPQTWAPQEGKAPAGSLDDHCYESFGTEECEPAYENLEGGGGWRRERAPNTCATLRPRRKKAQQPLQQQQPPPPPPTQHNPKLQHLPAKALLLPGESLYESIGDLKQGSATSSTTTIFTFNDGMEMYVTGL, from the exons ATGGCCTCCATGCAGGACGGGCTGAACTTCACGGCTCCTCCCTACGGCAAGGTCCTGCTGCTGGGCGCCATCGCTGCCGCCTCAGCCTTCGTCGTCACCATCCTCATCGTGGTGCTCTGCGTGGGCTGCCAGAG GAAGGGCAAGACGCACAATGTCACCAGTGAAGGTGGGAAACACCGTCTCATGGACATG GGTATACTCAGGCAGTCGAAGCTGCGCTCCATCAGTAAATCAGACACCGAGATGAACAAGATGAACTGCAATGGCAAAA GCAGGGCCGGGCAGACGGACACTCCGGCCCCTCCGGCCGTCCCCGCCAACACCCCGGCGCCGCCTGACCTGGACGGGGACGTGGAAGGGGGCCTGCCCGAACCCGAAGGCCAGCAGGTCGTGTCGGCGCCTCACCAGCCGGAGGCGGCGGAGTACGCCTGCGTCAGGAAGCTGAGGAAGGCGGACAAAGCGCCCCAGAAGAGGGACAGCGGGACGGACACGGGGGacccgccggtgccgccgccgcGACATCCCCCGCCTTCTCACCCCGCCCCTCCGCCGCCACATCCTCACAGCACAAAGTTGCCCCGCAGGAACGTGGACGCCTTTAACGTGCCCTCATTCCCCAAG GAAGTGATGTTCATGGGCAATGGCGAGCAGTACATCTGGAAGCCTCCAGAGGACGAAGACGTCCTCATGCTCCACAATAAGGCCCTGGCCCCACTGGGGGCGCACACCATGGAGAACATCCAACCTTCCGCTGCTGTG GTGGCCGAGATGTACTCCAAGGTGTGTAAGCCGGCCAAGAAGAAACGAGCCGTACCCGGATCCCCGCCGTCCAATCCCGGCTTCAGGACCTTGGGTCGCCCCGACCGGGACCGAGAGCGCGATGGCGGCTTCAGCGTAGTGGTCAAGCCCCAGACGTGGGCCCCCCAGGAGGGCAAAGCGCCGGCGGGCTCCCTGGACGACCACTGCTACGAGTCCTTCGGGACGGAGGAGTGCGAGCCGGCCTACGAGAACCTGGAAGGCGGAGGCGGCTGGAGACGGGAGCGAGCGCCCAACACGTGCGCCACCTTGCGGCCCAGGAGGAAGAAGGCCCAGCAGCctttgcagcagcagcagccgccgcctccgccgcccACGCAGCACAACCCCAAGTTGCAGCACCTGCCCGCCAAAGCCCTGCTTCTGCCAGGCGAGAGCCTCTACGAGAGCATCGGCGACCTCAAGCAGGGCTCCGCCACCTCCAGCACCACCACCATCTTCACCTTCAACGACGGCATGGAGATGTACGTCACGGGGCTCTGA